A window from Podospora bellae-mahoneyi strain CBS 112042 chromosome 1 map unlocalized CBS112042p_1, whole genome shotgun sequence encodes these proteins:
- a CDS encoding uncharacterized protein (EggNog:ENOG503P7DP; COG:S): MKPSSALEQHQCFLLRIWPCLLSHLLALFSSISPASFSNSNMRLHTAVACMGLVQLSWAAKKCYYPNGVEATTDTPCHPEAEDSMCCFKGGSYGRACLSNKMCQAPDGKIIRGTCTDRNWNSPECASFCMNVGGGGANLISCSNVTDKDTSFCCEKTETGRCCDDGIGRFEVMPPRPVTLALWDSSEGVYTPLAQVSSSSSTSTTTKPSTPSFEPSPTTATNASGPKETGSGDNGSPGGSTRDGSTGGSGQDPAPSSSSSGGGLPVAAQVGIGVGAASVVIMVSVIAWLIWKLHKTKRALVEPVAPFLDPSQQQPSPYLQEWHKQQQQQQQYQNAMELRSGRDWDQAHHGAATPGSAELAHYGPQVSAELPGVSNRYA, encoded by the exons ATGAAACCATCATCGGCCTTGGAGCAGCATCAGTGCTTTCTCTTAAGAATATGGCCCTGTCTCTTGTCCCACCTCCTTGCACTTTTCTCATCAATCTCCCCAGCATCTTTCAGCAACTCCAATATGAGGTTACACACGGCAGTTGCCTGCATGGGCCTTGTGCAGTTATCGTGGGCCGCCAAAAAGTGCTACTACCCCAACGGTGTTGAGGCCACGACCGACACGCCATGTCACCCCGAAGCAGAGGACAGCATGTGCTGTTTTAAAGGGGGGTCGTATGGGCGGGCCTGTCTGTCGAACAAGATGTGCCAGGCTCCGGATGGGAAGATTATCAGGGGGACATGCACTGATCGAAACTGGAATTCGCCAGAGTGCGCCTCTTTTTGCATGA AtgtcggcggcgggggagcaAACCTGATATCATGCTCCAATGTCACAGACAAAGACACGTCGTTTTGTTGCGAGAAGACAGAGACTGGGAGGTGCTGCGATGATGGGATAGGGCGATTCGAGGTTATGCCGCCGAGGCCGGTCACGTTGGCTCTTTGGGATTCCAGCGAGGGGGTTTACACGCCTTTGGCTCAGGTTTCGAGTTCGAGTTCCACTTCGACGACAACTAAACCCTCAACGCCGTCCTTCGAACCTAGTCCGACCACAGCGACAAATGCCAGTGGCCCAAAGGAGACTGGATCGGGCGACAACGGCTCGCCGGGCGGCTCAACGAGAGATGGCTCAACAGGGGGCTCAGGCCAAGACCCAGCACcttcgtcctcatcatcaggAGGCGGGCTTCCCGTAGCAGCGCAGGTCGGTATTGGCGTGGGTGCAGCTAGTGTTGTCATAATGGTCTCAGTTATTGCATGGCTGATTTGGAAACTCCACAAGACCAAGAGGGCTTTGGTCGAGCCGGTGGCACCTTTTCTCGATCCgtcacagcagcaaccctcTCCGTATCTTCAGGAATGgcacaagcagcagcagcagcaacaacaatacCAGAACGCGATGGAACTGCGAAGTGGGCGGGATTGGGATCAGGCACATCATGGAGCAGCGACACCTGGGTCAGCGGAACTGGCACATTACGGCCCGCAGGTGTCTGCTGAGTTGCCGGGGGTGTCGAATCGATATGCTTGA
- a CDS encoding uncharacterized protein (EggNog:ENOG503NYGP; COG:Q): MNPSAARACRFASRQARLSQNITRSKPPTRLTCTPTTTRLLHTSPPLLTKVKPQNPDPTQNKTSPRVSPSENIGRQRFSDFELGGKVYIVTGGAQGLGLTLAEALVEAGGKVYCLDRHPSPSDPEQWEQANSRVVPSWGGSLHYCQQDVADNDSLNSLIAKIADDNQRLDGVVAAAGIQQITPAMEYTPEDVAKMLEVNYTGVFMTASAAARQMFKHKTKGASICLIASMSGLIANKGLLSPVYNSSKAGVIQLARNLAMEWSPTRPDGSGGIRVNCISPGHILTPMVLKNFEEVPGLREKWEAENMMGRLAETSEFKAAVLFLMGKGSSFMTGGNLVIDGGHTAW; this comes from the coding sequence ATGAACCCCTCGGCAGCAAGAGCTTGCCGCTTCGCCTCAAGGCAAGCCCGCCTCTCCCAAAACATCACCCGctccaaaccaccaacccgcCTCACCTgcacaccaaccaccacccgcctcctccacacctcaccacccctcctcacaaAAGTaaaaccccaaaacccggaccccacccaaaacaaaacctcCCCACGcgtctccccctccgaaAACATCGGCCGCCAACGCTTCTCCGACTTCGAGCTCGGCGGCAAAGTCTACATCGTCACCGGCGGCGCCCAAGGCCTAggcctcaccctcgccgAGGCCCTTGTCGAAGCAGGCGGGAAAGTGTACTGCCTGGACcgacacccctccccctctgaCCCAGAGCAATGGGAGCAAGCCAACTCCCGCGTCGTCCCCTCCTGGGGCGGCTCCCTCCACTACTGCCAGCAAGATGTCGCCGATAATGactccctcaactccctcatTGCGAAGATTGCGGATGATAATCAACGGTTGgacggggtggtggctgctgcggGGATTCAGCAGATCACTCCGGCGATGGAGTACACCCCCGAGGACGTCGCCAAGATGCTAGAGGTGAATTACACTGGTGTGTTCATGACTGCTTCCGCAGCAGCGAGGCAGATGTTCAAGCACAAGACAAAGGGGGCGAGTATTTGTCTTATTGCCAGTATGAGCGGGCTGATTGCCAACAAAGGTTTGCTCAGCCCGGTGTATAATTCCAGCAAAGCCGGTGTGATTCAGTTGGCGAGGAACCTGGCCATGGAATGGAGCCCTACGAGGCCGGATGGCAGTGGGGGGATCAGAGTGAATTGTATTTCTCCTGGCCATATCCTTACGCCGATGGTGCTCAAGAACTTTGAGGAGGTGCCCGGGCTGAGGGAGAAGTGGGAGGCGGAGAACATGATGGGAAGGCTGGCGGAGACGAGCGAGTTCAAGGCTGCGGTGCTGTTTTTGATGGGTAAGGGGAGCAGTTTTATGACGGGTGGGAATCTTGTTATTGATGGGGGTCATACGGCTTGGTAG
- a CDS encoding uncharacterized protein (COG:G; EggNog:ENOG503P0F9) — protein sequence MSKKLIAFLLALPASAEIIYATSYNDHTVTSLKLDGSSLTRVSQNLDCGSEPTWLTLDKSKSVLYCLNEGWGGSSSITSYRTSASGTLETLDVLSVLKSPVASTLFANNSKLAVAHYDTSAFTTFSVADPTNLSLLGQQTYQLTAPGTVPERQDAPHLHDAILDPSKKFILVPDLGADLIRVFQVDDGAAAATAVTSIPTIAGSGPRHVAFAKAGRKTFLYSFNELSNTISGYSVTYKRDTAPEFTRLFDVPSGGPGTTVPAGTKAAEIEVSPDQRFVIVSSRGESSLDIPAFDGEGTIKSDPLQVFAVNQQTGALTHVQTAPAGGRNPRGFSLNKAGTKLVSALQDDNRVVVYERDVRTGKLGKVLAHATVGSGPNNGPNYALFDE from the exons ATgtccaagaagctcatcgcTTTCCTGCTTGCCCTTCCGGCGTCGGCCGAAATCATCTACGCTACGTCGTACAATGACCATACTGTTACCTCGCTGAAGCTAGATGGGTCGTCCCTGACTCGGGTTTCTCAGAATCTGGACTGCGGGTCTGAGCCTACCTGGTTGACTCTTGACAAGTCAAAGTCGGTGTTGTACTGCCTGAAcgagggttggggtggatCTTCTTCCATAACCTCCTACAGGACCAGCGCCAGCGGGACTCTCGAGACCCTGGACGTTCTCTCTGTCCTCAAGAGTCCTGTTGCCTCTACTCTCTTTGCCAATAATAGCAAGCTTGCAGTGGCTCACTA TGATACCTccgccttcaccaccttctccgTTGCTgacccaaccaacctctccctcctcggccagcaAACCTACCAGCTGACTGCCCCTGGCACCGTACCCGAGCGTCAGGATGCCCCCCATCTCCACGATGCCATCCTGGACCCATCCAAGAAATTTATTTTGGTCCCCGACCTCGGCGCCGATCTCATCCGCGTCTTCCAAGTCGACGAtggcgctgccgccgccactgCCGTGACCTCCATCCCAACCATTGCCGGCTCCGGTCCCAGGCACGTCGCCTTTGCCAAGGCCGGCCGCAAGACCTTCCTCTACTCGTTTAACGAGctctccaacaccatcaGCGGGTATTCGGTTACCTACAAGCGCGACACCGCCCCTGAATTCACCCGCCTCTTTGACGTTCCTTCTGGCGGCCCAGGCACGACGGTTCCTGCTGGCaccaaggcggcggagatTGAGGTGAGCCCTGATCAGAGATTTGTCATTGTCTCCTCCCGCGGGGAGAGCAGCCTGGACATTCCGGCCTTTGACGGAGAGGGGACGATCAAGTCGGACCCGCTGCAGGTGTTTGCTGTCAATCAGCAAACCGGCGCTTTGACGCATGTGCAGACCGCTCCCGCTGGTGGGCGCAATCCCCGCGGCTTCTCGCTCAACAAGGCGGGGACAAAGCTGGTGAGCGCGCTGCAGGATGATAACAGGGTTGTGGTTTATGAGAGAGATGTGCGGACTGGAAAATTGGGCAAGGTGTTGGCGCATGCTACTGTGGGAAGTGGACCGAATAATGGGCCGAATTATGCTCTTTTTGATGAGTAG
- the agn1_3 gene encoding Glucan endo-1,3-alpha-glucosidase agn1 (EggNog:ENOG503NYQJ; COG:G; CAZy:GH71), whose protein sequence is MKFLFALAISVSVVLPSVQAAKEVFAHVIVGNVRSLDNADWEDNIKLAQEAKIDAFVLNIAQGDEGNEASLQTIFQVAESLNFKLFFSFDYKALGAWPKEDVIDHITRFGASPAYFKTDDDKLFVSTFEGPDNAGDWADIKATTNSFFVPDWSSQGPVVAAGLADGVADGLFSFDAWPNGDTNITIKSDLEYQDALGDRAYMMAVSPWFYTNLNNPDFTKNWLWRGDELWDTRWAQVMEVNPDFVEILTWNDYGESHYIGPVREKELGLFDTSAPIPYVENMSHDGWRKFLPFYIEQYKTGAAPTEFEERVAAYYRTAPALACPDGGTTGNNADFNEVEQPPQDFNEDAVFYGALLTSDEGVTVTVKIGENEQTGTFTTFPASGAGTAGVYRGSVPFGGNSGDVVVTVSRDGQVVATAEGGKPLGATCEFDIQNWNAVAV, encoded by the coding sequence ATGAAATTTCTTTTCGCTCTTGCCATCTCGGTGTCCGTGGTCTTGCCCTCAGTGCAAGCCGCCAAAGAAGTGTTTGCCCACGTTATTGTAGGCAATGTGCGCTCCCTCGACAATGCCGACTGGGAAGACAACATCAAGCTGGCGCaggaggccaagattgaTGCCTTTGTCCTCAATATTGCCCAAGGCGATGAAGGCAACGAGGCGTCCTTGCAAACCATCTTTCAGGTTGCCGAAAGCCTGAACTTTAAACTCTTTTTCAGCTTTGACTACAAAGCCCTGGGAGCATGGCCAAAGGAGGATGTTATTGACCACATCACCAGGTTCGGTGCCAGCCCGGCTTACTTCAaaaccgacgacgacaagctGTTTGTTTCCACGTTTGAAGGTCCGGACAACGCGGGCGACTGGGCTGACATCAAGGCAACGACTAACTCGTTCTTCGTCCCCGATTGGTCATCTCAGGGCccggttgttgctgctggactggcggatggtgttgctgacGGGCTGTTCAGCTTTGATGCTTGGCCGAATGGtgacaccaacatcaccatcaaatCTGATCTCGAGTACCAAGACGCTCTTGGAGACCGAGCATACATGATGGCTGTCTCCCCGTGGTTTTACACCAACCTTAACAACCCCGACTTCACCAAGAACTGGCTCTGGCGTGGCGATGAGCTCTGGGATACCCGTTGGGCTCAGGTAATGGAAGTCAACCCTGATTTCGTCGAGATTCTCACCTGGAATGACTACGGCGAATCTCACTACATTGGCCCTGTTCGCGAGAAGGAACTTGGTTTGTTCGATACGTCTGCGCCAATCCCCTATGTCGAGAATATGAGCCATGATGGCTGGCGCAAGTTCTTGCCTTTTTACATTGAGCAATACAAGACAGGAGCTGCTCCGAcggagtttgaggagagggtCGCGGCTTATTACCGCACCGCGCCTGCTCTTGCTTGCCCTGATGGCGGTACCACTGGTAACAATGCGGATTTCAATGAGGTGGAGCAGCCGCCGCAGGATTTTAATGAGGATGCTGTGTTTTATGGTGCGCTTCTGACCTCAGATGAGGGGGTTACGGTTACGGTCAAGATTGGGGAGAATGAGCAGACGGGGACTTTTACGACTTTTCCTGCGAGCGGTGCGGGGACTGCAGGTGTTTATAGGGGGAGTGTGCCGTTTGGGGGGAATagcggtgatgttgttgttactGTGTCTCGGGATGGGCAGGTTGTGGCTACAGCTGAGGGGGGAAAGCCGTTGGGGGCGACGTGCGAGTTTGATATCCAGAACTGGAATGCTGTTGCTGTATAG